The following coding sequences are from one Arachis hypogaea cultivar Tifrunner chromosome 7, arahy.Tifrunner.gnm2.J5K5, whole genome shotgun sequence window:
- the LOC112703058 gene encoding O-fucosyltransferase 20: MAKSKNNAKKLCYISVPSQIINSISSSSLQSLIDSPKKSSRNNNNRFFLFFFSFSSIGSTFCRRPRLLFLTLFLISLISMFKFGFTPFSTYPCPLTTTTSSQKSHLSLQSLHPNSNFGVILQRREEEEAQAQVPIGDGDGGEFWKQPDGLGYKPCLSFSRDYRRASEGIMRNRRKYLMVVVSGGMNQQRNQIVDAVVIARILGAALVVPILQVNVIWGDESEFGDIFDLEHFKSVLSDDVRVVSALPSTHLMTRPVEGSPPPHVTPTWIRARYHRKLTREGVLLLRGLDSRLAKDLPPDLQKLRCKVAFHALRFAKAVEEIGEKIAERMASKGPYLALHLRMEKDVWVRTGCLPGLAPEFDEIVNNERIQRPELLTAKSNMTYHERKMAGLCPLNAMEVTRLLKGLGAPRNARIYWAGGEPLGGKEALLPLIQEFPHFYNKEDLANPAELEPFANKASLMAAIDYIVSEKSDVFMPSHGGNMGHAIQGHRAYAGHKKYITPNKRHMLPYFLNSSLSEEEFNRIMKELHQDSLGQPELRTIKAGRDVTKYPIPECMCNNDSH, from the exons ATGGCAAAGTCAAAGAACAATGCGAAGAAGTTGTGTTACATCTCAGTTCCTTCTCAGATTATAAACTCAATATCATCTTCTTCGTTGCAATCCCTTATTGATTCCCCCAAGAAATCCTCaagaaacaacaacaacagattcttcctcttcttcttctctttctccagCATAGGTTCAACATTCTGCAGAAGACCAAGGCTATTGTTTCTCACTCTCTTCCTTATTAGTCTCATTAGCATGTTCAAGTTCGGCTTCACCCCGTTTTCAACATATCCATGTCccttaacaacaacaacatcatcaCAAAAATCACACCTCTCACTCCAGAGTCTTCATCCAAATTCAAACTTTGGTGTTATCTTGCAGAgacgggaagaagaagaagcacaagcgCAAGTGCCtattggtgatggtgatggtggtgaGTTTTGGAAGCAACCGGATGGGTTGGGATACAAGCCATGTTTGAGTTTCTCAAGAGATTATAGAAGAGCGAGTGAAGGGATTATGAGGAACAGACGAAAGTATCTTATGGTGGTGGTTTCTGGTGGAATGAATCAACAGAGGAACCAGATTGTTGATGCTGTTGTTATTGCTAGGATTCTGGGTGCTGCTTTGGTTGTTCCCATTTTGCAAGTTAATGTGATTTGGGGTGATGAAAG TGAATTCGGTGATATATTTGATTTGGAGCACTTCAAGAGCGTGCTCTCCGACGACGTGAGAGTGGTTTCGGCGCTGCCGTCGACACATTTGATGACGAGGCCGGTGGAAGGAAGCCCTCCGCCTCATGTTACTCCCACTTGGATCCGTGCCAGATATCACAGAAAG CTCACCAGAGAAGGTGTTCTGCTTTTACGTGGCTTGGATTCAAGACTTGCCAAGGATCTTCCTCCAGATCTTCAGAAACTTAGGTGCAAG GTTGCTTTTCATGCATTGAGGTTTGCGAAGGCAGTTGAGGAGATCGGCGAGAAGATTGCAGAGCGAATGGCGAGCAAGGGGCCATACCTTGCTCTTCATCTCCGGATGGAAAAGGATGTCTGGGTGAGGACTGGATGCCTTCCTGGATTGGCTCCTGAGTTTGATGAAATTGTAAACAACGAGAGGATACAGCGGCCGGAGCTCTTGACTGCCAAATCAAACATGACTTACCATGAAAGGAAGATGGCTGGCCTTTGTCCCTTGAATGCCATGGAAGTTACCAG GCTGCTGAAGGGTCTAGGAGCTCCAAGAAATGCTAGAATTTATTGGGCTGGAGGAGAACCATTGGGTGGAAAAGAAGCATTGCTTCCATTAATCCAAGAGTTTCCTCATTTTTACAACAAGGAAGATCTTGCTAATCCGGCAGAACTAGAACCATTTGCAAACAAAGCTTCTCTCATGGCTGCAATTGATTACATAGTTTCTGAGAAGAGTGATGTTTTCATGCCTTCTCATGGAGGAAATATGGGGCACGCAATTCAG GGTCACCGAGCATATGCAGGACACAAGAAATACATAACACCAAACAAAAGACACATGTTACCATATTTTCTTAATTCTTCCCTCTCTGAAGAAGAGTTCAATAGAATCATGAAGGAATTGCACCAAGATTCATTAGGGCAACCAGAGCTGAGGACTATAAAAGCTGGTAGGGATGTAACCAAGTACCCTATCCCAGAGTGTATGTGCAATAATGACTCCCATTAG